Below is a window of Anomaloglossus baeobatrachus isolate aAnoBae1 chromosome 8, aAnoBae1.hap1, whole genome shotgun sequence DNA.
ccggtggaggcaggtaaggagatgttcctcgctcctgcggcttcatacacagcgatgtgtgctgccgcaggaacgaggaacaacatcgtatctcctattggtacgacattatgaaaatgaccgacgctacacagatcaccgattttcaacgcttttgcgatcgtttatcggcgcatctaggctttacacgttgcgacgtcgttaccggcgccggatgtgcgtcgcttttcatttgaccccgacgatatcgcagtagcaatgtcgcagcgtgcaaagtaacccttaACCTTTACTCAAATCTGCCCAAAAATGTATTAAGCCACAATTTGccagactaaagcccgctacacacgcttcaatatatctcacaatccgtcgttggggtcaagttgtaagtgacgcacatccggcatcgtttgtgaggtatctgcgtgtgacagctacgtgcgatcaggattgaacgcaaaaccgttgatcgcaaacacatcgtatctttgtgtagaattgagcgttttgttgcaggaacctagtcaattgtaacgtgtgacatccctcatacgattttggtgtctgatgctatgtgcgcaggtgtgcgctctgcaccgcagcttaaaaaaggtccgcttcagagcgcagctgaaaagtctctcacactgctcttttgggattttggtccattcttcttccggtctcttccacagttctttgactgttgttggTTTCTTGGCCAAACCTTgtgaccaaggattttccagaggttttctattgggtttagatcaggactctgggctgtggccatttcattgcttcaatttttttctgtttcaaggaactgttttCCCCGTTTTGTTGTGTGACAGGGGGGATTGTCCTGCATGAACATTgtaatgaacacaagtaaggaaccatatgttgtgaagaaggttctgatctacACTTgtatcactctgccatgtagcagtatgagaggtccaactcctgctgcagaaaacattccccaaaccatgacccttcctccaccacctttcactgacttcttagcacactttgggttcagtctttccccagtttgtcgatgtaCATAATGTTTCAAATCAGACCCAAAGAAATTAAACttcctttcatcactaaaatgaactgtggacacttctcctctgtccacacatgctcctcaccaaaggtaagtctagccttgtgattctttctgctaatgagaggtttgatcactgcacagtgggctttcagtccaaatgctcttacacgttgtgacactgtataacgagacagatccttaccctgttcagtgctgaactggcgagcagttCCAGCTGCAGTGATGAAACAACCCATGGAGATCCCCTGCATGTTTTTGTGCACTCTTGCATTTgcctttcgagggcgaccagccttcttgaaagagtttgtgaagtTGTAAAGATGCAAGATtcacgaaatcacagacttggaaccaaccaacttctcttgctatggctgatagggtcacccctttggccttcatctggacaacctgctgccggaaggTTTCAcggagcacagggccctaggtcaagcgcaagttttagactgtttggcaaatacctgcccggtgaggacaccttcaaggACTTCACCAAatgaaataatccgggggcatcagcagtaaacttggATTGGGGTTTGGACACTTGcctccccgcagggtccacactgcccaccatacggaggagactgtacctcaaaagggacagttggggtccccaaacgctccacgctacgggggctcaatctacagagagtgcccgggacagagcaacctgggtcactacattggcactggtcctccaagggacctgaaccagcaacccctaggtccacagtgagtagagactgttaaagacaacctgtgtagtctccattcttGCCCCACTACATCtctcaggcacggccctacctgcaaggggcctaacatcattgctgcaaccaccaccagctctgggagtacccacattaagcagcggcagttctctatccttaaccacaacccgcaggtggcgtcacatgacaaaaactcttatctcccctgtaaataccccccattaacaaaaggggcccagagcacgggaccgggcaatggccaccagagtgacattcccatttgttaccacccgggactgagtacccccttctctgggcgacaCAGCAGTAGTCAGTAAAATTGGCATTTTGCGGTGACTTTGGAGAAGCCCCTTGTTATATTCACTGTTTAAGCTATTTAAATAGTTCTTGTTTAATTAGCTTATTAGTAACAGAAgaaagttttgtaaattttgctaataaTCCAATATTGCAATACGGGGGGTTGAATAATTTTGAATGCAATtgtaaaacaaatttttttttttttcttttagtgtatttattatatttttactgCTTTCGTCCATTACATAATCTGGTTTCCTGGGTGCACTGATCACGGTCATGTCTGTTTCTGTGCCGGTGTTCACTCAAGCGATAGTCCCCTCCTCTATTCATTGCACTTTGGATTTCTGAGACTGCAGCTCCTCctgtcactaatatatatattcctgGATGTATGGCATAAAGCAGAATTCAGACATGGCTTCTTCCTCGCTGCCCTTGCTGTCCGCCCTGAGCCTCCCGGAGCTCCTGCACTGGGCAGCCTACCTGTGCGTCCTGTCCCTGGTCTACAAGGTCTCCAGTCTCTTCCTGAGAAAGCAGAAGCTGGAGCGAGCGTTCAGGGCTTTCCCGGGTCCTAAGCGTCACTGGCTGTATGGCAATGCCCATGTGGTAAGTGTTATTTTGGCTGATCCTGTTGATAGCGTTTATACGACTTTCTCACGTAAATTAGCATTTTGCTTTTTCACTGTTTTCAAAGTCTCTGCTTCTCATCAGTAAGTAGAAATATTCCGTATATATTCAGGTTCTACGATACTATAGGTTTTTGGTTTCTggattttaaaggggtggttcactactctgcagtagtgaccacatctctgtaaaactgatagggaaggcttattataaataccttatgttgccaattcagcctctgagAGGTGCTATCGAAGTCCACTCTTCCACAtctcatgacccccccccccaaggcTCCGTGACCTCTTGGATCCGGTGatctcacatcaacttccagttgacctgacatcaccgtggctggacccagtcttcctgagtgactaggctgcgggtggagtttcaccacttgtcactgtgtcgcccagggaatggggtactcggtcccgggcggtgtataactgaggaatgtcactttggtggccgttgcccggttccgtgccctgggtgctttttaatggggagtatttaccggGGAGATTAaattcatttgtgtgacgccacctgcgggttgcggttaagatggtggaaccgccgatgctgagttgattatctctagggctTGTGGTAACGGCAACTGCGGTGGTTGGCCCTCTGCAGGTAtgactgagcctgggagatgtatgatggagcctTTCACcgttaataagggaggccacaccgttggttgtagttaacagtctctactcactcttgacccttggacggctggttcaggtccctgtagttccagtgccagttgatgactcggttgatctgtccctggcaccctcagtgtggttgggtccccgtagcgtggagcggtttggggcccgactgtccctttttgtggcagtctccttgtccacaCGGCGGGCAGTGTTGACCCTGTagagctggtctgtgtcccgaaccctgatccttgctttactactagtgcccccggatctgtgggtcagtgaggtctgtgaaggtaccctcactgtgcaggtatttgccagtccGTATGAAACTGTCGCctcatctagggccctgtgccccgtcggtgctctggtcccagcggtaatcgggtgtacctgccctggcaaccAGTCTCCTGTGCCtccaggtcaccgttacacgacccagctctcaggcacgtctttccactttcactcacttccaccaggttgtctagtcccctggtctggctccgctctctaggtggccatcccctcttgtcagactagccaattacccctggtgtggactggaaactgggattttggtgtgtctaggtgttgctggcactggtgttccaggtccctgggggtaggccctgcatccaggTGAGGattcagttcctagtagtgccctgagtggctgagGGGCGCTACATCACAGCCTAGCTTCTCCCTGCTTGTGCACTAAGCAGTGTAGGAGAAAGCGCATGACATGCTgcactgtgacgctgggctgtgatgaccagtgaaacaccacccacagcccagtcactcgggAAGACTGGGGCCGGTAGTGGTAATGttaagtcaactggaagttgacctgacaccacCGGATCCTAGAGGTGAAGGACCCGGGGGTGGTCACGCAATAGGGAAGAGTGGACCGCGATAACGCTGCTTAAAAgctgaattggcaacacaaggtatttacaaAAATCCTTCCCTATCAggtttacagagatgtggtcactactgcagagtagtgaaccacctgttTAATTGCCCAGTTTAATTAAGTGTGCCGTACTAATAATGAGTGCATCCCACGCTCTTCTTAAAAGTAAACCCAAAGAAAGAAGCCTCTGGTTCAACAAATGTATATTACAATTTCTTCAATGCTTTATGCCAAAATGTTTAAATCAGGTACTTCAAGTCAATAAAAAAATCCATACCATCAACGCGTTTCTGGCATCAAGTGCCTTTAATCATCTATTTGATGCCAGAAACGCgttggttgattttttttttttttaataatgcttTGCATAAATTTTAATTTACATTTATTGAGCTGAATCATTTTTTTCTCTGGATTTGCAAGGACGGTGATGAGGTGCTATCTACGGGGAGTTGACTATATTCACCTCTACATATTTCTTATTAGTGACCGATGGCTGTCAATCTTGTGTTGTGACTCTAATCAGACCCTAAAAAGCCTCAATATTAAGGCATGCTTGCCAAATTTCCCAGAAAAAAAGGAGGGGACCCCTGGTCTTTCTCGAATATCACCCAAAATCACCAGTTACAGAAGGTTTCTTGTGCCATAGAGCATCGGAGAGGCGGGAAAAAGGTGCGAAGCAGGTGGAGAAAGGCCACAGAGGGACGATGCTAAGAAAATGGGACATCCCTAAAACCATAATGGGTACCAACTGTATAAATTTAACAAACGTGTATTAAAACTATTTAAAGTAGGTGCAAAATCTGAATATTTAGAGGCAACAATAAGTAAAGGGGATCTCGGCATGTAATGATAGTTTTTTGGGGTGTGTGAAGTTTTGGAAAGAGGGGAAAGGGTGAGCACAGCAACATCATCCTACACCCCCATTTCTGTTACTACTTTTTTCAGATACTAGGAGCGTTCCTCAAGTTTTACCTCCGAGCCCTAAACCATAACGATAGATGTTTAGAGTTGGCCAATGTATGGTGGCAAGTATCCAAAATATCTGGTGTCAGGCGTGTAAACAAATCTTGCATGACTATGCAATTACCCGTTTTCTGGACTTGAGGATAAGCAGGAGGCCCATTAACTAGAGAGATTCACCTTTACCTTTCATGCCATAAATAAGTTGCTTGTTAAATGCAAATTGAAAAAAATGTGAGAGAGAAGCAGCCGGTGACCAAACTCCACGGATATTTATGCCCTTTGTGCCAGTTTTATCTACGGTCGCGGTTCCAGAGATCTTATCCTGCTGATAATGCAGCTGTTCTATATGGAGTGAACGTGCTATTTCTTTATGATTCCCATAGTTATATAGAacttcatttttaatttttttgggggggggcaaaagctAGCCATATACATTGAGTATGATCATTCTGTAACGTGGCGTAGGGCAGTATTCGTGGTTAAGGGCTGCTTATCTTGCACACTGGGACGCTATATAAAAGAGGGGGTCCAAAGACCCTCAATCCATCAGAGGGGTGCGCAAAATATGCAAACAAACTGGGAAGGGGGTAAAACAAAATCCAGCCATACGTGGCTACAAGGGGGAGAGTCCTGGATATCTGAGTCTTAGTCCAGCTGATTTGTGGCCCTTTGTGAGCTTCAGAACATCCAGCTAGTGCAAGATGTACAAGACGGCTTCCTCAGCACCCGAATTCATGTTCTGTAACAGTTCCTCAACCAGCTGTGTTTAGTCCCAGGTCTTCCTGGCTTCCATCCTCCGCACATACACAGCACCCTGGGCCACAAATACCATGGCTGGGTTGGCTGCTACCTCCAGCAGTCCTGTGGTCCGCACCTTTTCCGAGGGACCATGGAGACTCAAGTCAGTCTCCCCTCTGTCATTCTTCACATGGGCCTCCAGGCCTGGCGGTGTGTGACAGCCCTGGAATGGACACCTCTTGTCAAGGCTGCGCTGTTGTGGGCAATCCTCCAGTCCCTTGTCTTACTCTGGTGACCACCACCATAAGCCAACCTCGCAGCCTGTCCTCCTTCACAAATAGGGCCTACCCTCCAGGCTGTAAACTGGGAGCATGGCGGAGGGAGCTGGCATTAACATACACATTGTGCCAGGTGCTTCCCTTCAACAAGAAGCCATAGCCCCTTCCACGGTCATAGAGTATCACTACACTCCAGGTCAGGCCAATCCAAGCCTGCCATCATGTAGAAATAACAACGCACTTGTTTTATTAGTGCATTCAATAGATATTCAGTATTGAATGTATTTCTGGATCCATGCCCCCCCTGGGGAGTTTTATAATATATCCACACATGATACTTAATAAATTAATATTATTGTCATACAATGTTCATAAATTAATATTTGCTCAACGTATATAAGAGCAGTAAAAACAAATCCAGTGACTTACATATGACTTCTTATAGTTACTTTTCTCATTTGATCTTTCTGGCCAGACCGCCATGACAACTTCTACCAGTCACAATTGGCCACTGGACAATTTGGTAACATCGCCATGTGTGGCTTTTTACTTCTAGCAGATCCATTTTTCCACACTCTACACTAATTTCTCATCCATTGTACCACTGATGTTGTTACTACCTTATCCCATGGTACCCCATACAGTGTAATACCTCTTTTTTGTGCTATATATAATCATGTTTCTCTCAAACTGTACCAGTGCTCCTCTGTTAGTGCGTCACACTAATAgtgccctatttatacccctacacTGAAGTATTGTCTCATTTGTGCTCCATGCACAGTGACCAACCCTTTATGCCTTTGCACACTAAACATGTCACCCAACCCCATACAATAGAAATGCCCCCTTTAGAGCTCTAAGAAAGTATTAATCTCCATCTTTGATCACCCTCATTTGAGCTCCTATAAAACAATAATGTCCCTGTTTGAGCCCCCACACAATGGTAATGTCCCCCTTTGTACCTCCACACAGTAGCAGTACTCTTTTGTGCATATTTTTAGAAGTTTCTTGTTCCATTAAACAAAACCCCTAATTCTAACCATGCTATAATCCTACGATAAGTGGTTGGGGCCTCTTCCTGTCTTGTTGTGCAGGGCCACTGACATCCTTAGTTTTGTGACCTCTCGTAGGCTGGAGACACAGACCAAGATTAGGTGGACATTTTGGGTTTTTGAGACTCAGGCAATGGTTCCTAAGAAGACAATATACCCTGGCTTTGTAACAGTAGTGTTTCTCTATGGTAAAAATTTACAAGTGGTTCTTGAAGAACCGGTGCCATTTTAAAGGGGGAAGAATGCTTAATTCCCTAGTTTCTCAACATGCATTATAGGATCTGAGACTTGAGCATAACAGCATAAGTGGATCCTCCAGTGGGCCCAATCTCTGAAACAAAATGGTCTTCAAAGCTCCACCAGACGCCAACCACGATTTGAATATAAACCTACAGCTTCCCATAAAGGGAGGGTCTCAATGAGAACAGCAAAAACCAAAAAGATCCCAGTGGTCAAAACACACCAGTGGACAAGATGAgaggaagaccactggtaaaagAAGAGACCAGAAACAAGTGAAAGTGAAGttcttagtgaaatacaaaatccattttAATAAAGTGTacgtgacataaggacagacagtagtGACGAATAAGATCTAAAAATCGCCAGACACAAAATTACACAAACACCACCAGCAGGTGTAATGGGGCTGCTAGACACAAAGGGGTTAATGTTAGAAACCAAATTGCCAAAAGGGTAGGGAGATCATGTAATAGATAATAAACTAATTTTGGTCACCTGTGTGTGTCTCCCTGTATAAACGCCAAAGTAACATGTCACTAAATAAGCATATAATAGaaattaccttgagacatgttaGAGCGTGCTAGCAGACTGGCTGATGGCGGTGGGCGAGgcctcgacgcacgtttcaccgGGTGGGGCTTCTTCAGTTGAATGGAGATTCATAAATTGCACACTATGATGCTCTTCAGCTTGAAACCACATTGAACTCAGTAGTCCAATTGGATTTTCCACTATCAATACTGGTCGAACCATCAAATGTTTTAgctaatatttttctttttcacagTTCAAGCGAGATGGGAAGGATATGGACATAGTGAAGGGTTATTCAAAACAATTTGACTATGCCTTCCCCATGTGGCTTGGAAATTTCTTTGCCTCCGTCATTGTCTATCATCCAGACTATGTAAAGGCCATTCTGTCCAGACAAGGTGAGGAACCTTGCtgttttatacatatattttttctgTCTGCATGTAttcatttttgtatttttcttgttgcatttattatttttaaaattaaataTAATGTACATAATATTTTTCCCACCAGATCTTTCAACGTCTCATCATTGTCTGTGGAACATTATTTTCCACAAATAGTACCACTCAAAGTCAAGGGAAGTGTCTAGAATTGTAACTCAGACCTGATAAAGGCTAAGCTAATATATTAGACATGGCGCTGTTTTTCCTGATAACAAAACTACTTGTCACAAGGAATTTTTctacaaacttcgctgactgtcatgtcggcattggactctgttcagattgcagatttggacactccgcctgatggtttctctggtgtctaggCTCAAGAAAGACAGACTCGGACAGCATCGACCTGCTGTatactgattcataggcaggctaacaaacgttaatctctactagtctgcttgctcctttatttATATGTTGTGGGTAGAcctatcatatctgctcccctcctatttatgctggttgaatccttctacacatgccagctatagtttattctatgttggtctgtgaggtgtggtgtcccagactctatctggtgaaagttgtgcttttggCTTGCAgtggttgttttgtacttccttcctgctctagttttcctcctgaatctcttattgtcttatcctgtgtgtgcgtgctgtgtgacacagTTTTTCTTTTCCCTTTTATGTCTTTTTGTGTGGTTTCAACATACTCCTGTCCCATTCCTCCCTGGGGGTAggaggaattagatcaggactggtctggagcagggacaggaaagagactcaggcctctccaccattaggagtatccctgaggttagggatagcataagaTCTTCTAGCTTGAGGCACagattaggagccctggttccccgctatcccaaagtcattgtgagactactttacatttttttgttactttttattATTAACGTTCTCTGCATAGTTCAAACTGAACACTTTGTTATGCTAATCAGAGTTTTAAACCTTTTCATGTTCAATTATATATAGTGATGGGCgattagtaactattcgtgttcaaatAATGTATgttgggatttgttacgaataatccaaacacgaatagttactattcgcccaccaCTAATTATATATCCTAAACGAACATCCTATTTTTATTTATAGATTCAAAGGACAACTTTGCCTATTTCTTCTTAACGCCATGGATCGGTACGTAACATGACCTGCCCCATAATAACATAGATTTTAAGAAACTCCATAAAGAATCACGTATATGTGAATGATAATATTCTCTATTTCTGGATCTTTTTAAGCTTTACATTTTAAGTCAATTTTTTATGCAATTATTCTTCATGCTCCTCGCTCCGGTAATGGTAAGACCTACTGTAGATAGGACACAGTATTTGTTCCTTACTTTggtcttctgttttgatgtcattcagggaaaggtttgctggTGTTGTCGGGGCAGAAGTGGTTCCAGCACCGGAAGCTGTTGACCCCGGGATTCCATTACGATGTTCTGAAGCCGTATGTCAGAGTGACGTCCGACAGTGTTAACGTCATGCTGGTAAGGAGAAACGTCCACATCCAGGAACCTTCTCAGTCACCCAAAAACTGGTCTAACGTAAAATAGTAACTAGAAGACAAAGGAGAACATCCACCTATGTTTCGTTATTATGATGGTTAATGCTAAATGTTCTTTAGGACAAATGGGAGAAACTGGCCCCAAATAAGAAACCGGTGGAGCTTTTCCATCACGTCAGTCTCATGACCTTGGACACCATCATGAAATGCGCCTTCAGTTACGAGAGCAACTGCCAGAATAACAGGTCGGTGGATGCCAACAATATATAGATGTGCACAATGCAGAAGCAAATCATATAGCTGCTATGGAGTCCCGGGTCTCAGGGAACCTACACTCCACCACAGAAGATACATTGTGTAGTGTGCTATGTAAAACTTGGTTTACcaatttttgggggggttttttgcaGTGAAAATGACTACATCAAAGCTGTGTATGAGCTCTCCTACCTGGTGGATTACCGATTCCGCTGCTTTCCATATCATAGTGACTTTATTTTCAACATGAGCCCACATGGATTCCGCTTCCGGAGAGCTCTGAAAACCGCACATGAACACACAGGTCAGAATGATTCAAAAATAATTCACAAAAatttcaaagaaaaaaataataaataagtaattttttttttagatgtacattttatatggaaatgttcaatttttttttatacttttatacaAGTCATGATCCAATGGATGAGATCATTGATATATTTtacacacatgtggcgcccctgggcttcatgcaccacagggtattacaccacttttcaagggtaatatctatcccgggttaggagggggttaacctgccggtgccttcacaaaacacacacatacaacagtaaggtgcttactcacagtgGATTGAACTAGGGCAGATAGGGGagttagccatcacaaagcatgggactatcccagtcgctaggacaaccattggtagaagtaggcgcaaccaacacacttacagcagaacctccccgggcacagcttgggataacacctagcactgacaacaggcattagtgtttctctctcttcgtgggcctgtGGCTTCGAGCAGGAGGCTCGTCCCGGGTTCTGgacagcaaccgagggacacttcactaaaagactgtcACGGGCACTGGCGGTAATGGCCAACTATCCGGGATCAGATGAAGCCCATCGTTGCAGAGATCAGTACTCTgaagcagcgcctgaactacctgtgagtaaaagacctggaaccgcagcccctgtctttgACTCTCCTTTACCggtgcccagcgctgcggcgccaacggggactaccaccaccctcgCCATCCTCCCacacccgctctgcctgtggggagtgataccatcccagctgcacccgatATCTGCCCCAGTGAGAGATCCTGCAgcagcggcccatccctggccacgtaccacaggtggcgtcacgatcctttAAAAGACTTTCCCAACCTCCAACTACCAccccatcctccctaccaccctccaaacCTCCTTCCTGTTTGCCTCGGGGTAACAGaatcgggccaggccaccccgtgacatcgaaGAGGATCTGCACCgccagcccggcaacgagtaggttaaaacacctgccccgtggggcgctacacacacACTATAACGGACCAGCCTGGATACAGTGGTGTACCTACCACATAATATACTTACTACTATATCTTTCAATGACAAACATCCGGAAGGAAGGTAAATGCGCtgtgtttctttctttctctccctaccactttctttctttctctctttctttctttctttctttctttttctttctttctctctctttctttctttctctccctatcactttctttctttctctccctatcactttctttccttctttctctccctatcactttctttctttctttctctttctttctctttctttctctttttctctttctttctttttctttctttctctctttctttctttctttctc
It encodes the following:
- the LOC142249532 gene encoding cytochrome P450 4B1-like — protein: MYGIKQNSDMASSSLPLLSALSLPELLHWAAYLCVLSLVYKVSSLFLRKQKLERAFRAFPGPKRHWLYGNAHVFKRDGKDMDIVKGYSKQFDYAFPMWLGNFFASVIVYHPDYVKAILSRQDSKDNFAYFFLTPWIGKGLLVLSGQKWFQHRKLLTPGFHYDVLKPYVRVTSDSVNVMLDKWEKLAPNKKPVELFHHVSLMTLDTIMKCAFSYESNCQNNSENDYIKAVYELSYLVDYRFRCFPYHSDFIFNMSPHGFRFRRALKTAHEHTERVIKQRQKSLKQETEVEKIKQKRHLDFLDILLCAKDENGQGLSDEDLRAEVDTFMFEGHDTTASGVSWTLYCMAKYPEHQEKCRQEIREVLGDRTTVDWEDLSKLSYTTMCIKESMRLYPPVPGVARELKEPITFFDGRSLPKGTNVFLSMFCMNRSPSMWDNPEAFDPLRFSPENSSNRHSHAYVPFSAGPRNCIGQNFAMNEMKVAIALTLPRFQLSLDPDNEPKKIPQLVLRSLNGIHLNLKKIEKAC